In the genome of Neofelis nebulosa isolate mNeoNeb1 chromosome 6, mNeoNeb1.pri, whole genome shotgun sequence, one region contains:
- the PRPF4B gene encoding serine/threonine-protein kinase PRP4 homolog produces MRDASAPCSSTSTSFHRPGSRRHRRRGVRKFKMAAAETLSLREQPEIEDADNSEKSVNEENGEVSEDQSQNKHSRHKKKKHKHRSKHKKHKHSSEEDKDKKHKHKHKHKKHKRKEVIDASDKEGMSPAKRTKLDDLALLEDLEKQRALIKAELDNELMEGKVQSGMGLILQGYESGSEEEGEIHEKARNGNRSSTRSSSTKGKLELMDNKNSTKKRSKSRSKERTRHRSDKKKSKGGVEIVKEKTTRSKSKERKKSKSPSKRSKSQDQARKSKSPTLRRRSQEKIGKARSPTDDKVKTEDKSRSKDRKKSPIINESRSRDRGKKSRSPVDLRGKSKDRRSRSKERKSKRSETDKEKKPIKSPSKDASSGKENRSPSRRPGRSPKRRSLSPKQRDKSRRSRSPLVNDRRSKQSKSPSRTLSPGRRAKSRSLERKRREPERRRLSSPRTRPRDDILSRRERSKDASPINRWSPTRRRASRSPIRRRSRSPLRRSRSPRRRSRSPRRRDRGRRSRSRLRRRSRSRGGRRRRSRSKVKEDKFKGSLSEGMKVEQESSSDDNLEDFDVEEEDEEALIEQRRIQRQAIVQKYKYLAEDSNMSVPSEPSSPQSSTCTRSPSPDDILERVAADVKEYERENVDTFEASVKAKHNLMTVEQNNGSSQKKLLAPDMFTESDDMFAAYFDSARLRAAGIGKDFKENPNLRDNWTDAEGYYRVNIGEVLDKRYNVYGYTGQGVFSNVVRARDNARANQEVAVKIIRNNELMQKTGLKELEFLKKLNDADPDDKFHCLRLFRHFYHKQHLCLVFEPLSMNLREVLKKYGKDVGLHIKAVRSYSQQLFLALKLLKRCNILHADIKPDNILVNESKTILKLCDFGSASHVADNDITPYLVSRFYRAPEIIIGKSYDYGIDMWSVGCTLYELYTGKILFPGKTNNHMLKLAMDLKGKMPNKMIRKGVFKDQHFDQNLNFMYIEVDKVTEREKVTVMSTINPTKDLLADLIGCQRLPEDQRKKVHQLKDLLDQILMLDPAKRISINQALQHAFIQEKI; encoded by the exons GATAGAAGATGCTGATAATTCCGAGAAGAgtgtaaatgaagaaaatggggaAGTATCAGAAGACCAATCTCAAAATAAGCACAGTCGTcacaaaaaaaagaagcataaacaCAGAAGTAAACATAAGAAACATAAACATTCCTCAGAAGAAGATAAggataaaaaacataaacataagcataaacataagaaacacaaaagaaaagaggTCATTGATGCCTCTGACAAAGAAGGTATGTCTCCAGCAAAAAGAACTAAACTTGATGATTTAGCTTTGCTGGAAGACTTGGAAAAACAGAGAGCCTTGATTAAAGCTGAACTTGATAATGAGTTAATGGAAGGAAAGGTCCAATCTGGGATGGGGCTCATATTGCAAGGTTATGAGTCTGGCTCTGAAGAAGAGGGGGAGATTCATGAAAAGGCAAGAAATGGAAATAGGTCTAGTACCAGATCTTCAAGTACAAAGGGGAAACTCGAACTTATGGAcaataaaaatagtacaaaaaagCGAAGTAAAAGCAGATCCAAAGAACGGACTAGACATAGGtctgataaaaagaaaagtaagggaGGTGTTGAAATAGTTAAAGAAAAGACAACTAGGAGCAaatcaaaggagaggaaaaagtccAAAAGTCCATCCAAAAGAAGTAAGTCTCAAGATCAAGCAAGGAAATCAAAATCCCCTACCCTTAGAAGGCGATCTCAAGAGAAAATTGGAAAGGCCAGATCTCCTACTGATGACAAGGTTAAAACCGAAGACAAAAGTAGGtcaaaagataggaaaaaatcCCCAATTATAAATGAAAGTAGAAGTCGTGATCGAGGCAAAAAATCCAGATCCCCAGTTGATTTAAGAGGTAAATCCAAAGACAGAAGATCACGAtccaaagagagaaaatcaaaacGGTCtgaaacagataaagaaaagaagccaATTAAATCTCCCTCTAAGGATGCTTcttctgggaaagaaaacaggTCACCCAGTAGAAGACCTGGTCGAAGTCCTAAAAGAAGAAGTTTGTCTCCAAAACAACGTGATAAATCAAGGAGAAGTAGATCTCCACTAGTAAATGATAGGAGGTCTAAGCAGAGCAAATCACCTTCTCGAACTCTGTCTCCTGGTAGAAGAGCCAAGAGCCGATCCTTGGAAAGAAAACGAAGAGAACCAGAAAGGAGACGACTTTCTTCTCCAAG AACACGACCTCGAGATGATATCCTCAGTAGACGTGAAAGATCAAAAGATGCCAGCCCCATCAATAGGTGGTCTCCAACCCGAAGAAGAGCAAGTAGATCTCCCATTAGAAGGCGGTCTCGTTCCCCACTCAGACGAAGTAGGTCACCCAGGAGAAGAAGCAGGTCTCCTCGGAGAAG GGACAGAGGTCGAAGGAGCAGGTCACGCTTGAGAAGGCGGTCTCGATCACGGGGTGGTCGTAGACGTAGGAGCAGAAGCAAagtaaaagaagataaatttaaaGGAAGTCTTTCTGAAGGAATGAAAGTTGAACAAGAATCTTCATCTGATGATAA ccttgaAGACTTTGATGtagaggaagaagatgaagaagccCTAATAGAACAGAGAAGAATACAGAGGCAGGCAATTGTTCAG aaatataaatatcttGCTGAAGATAGCAATATGTCTGTGCCATCTGAACCCAGCAGCCCCCAGAGCAGTACCTGTACGCGGTCACCTTCTCCAGATGACATTCTAGAAAGGGTAGCTGCTGATGTTAAAGAGTATGAACGGGAAAATGTTGATACATTTGAGGCTTCAGTAAAAGCCAAGCATAATCTAATGACAGTTGAACAGAATAATG GTTCATCTCAGAAGAAGCTGTTGGCACCTGATATGTTTACCGAATCTGATGATATGTTTGCTGCCTATTTTGAT AGTGCTCGTCTTCGGGCTGCTGGTATTGGGAAAGATttcaaagagaatcccaacctcAGGGATAACTGGACAGATGCAGAAGGCTATTACC GCGTGAACATAGGTGAAGTCCTAGATAAGCGTTACAATGTGTATGGCTACACTGGCCAGGGTGTATTCAGTAACGTTGTACGAGCCAGAGATAATGCAAGAGCAAACCAAGAAGTGGCTGTAAAAATCATCAGAAACAATGAGCTCAT gcAAAAAACTGGCTTAAAAGAACTAGAATTCTTGAAAAAACTTAATGATGCGGATCCTGATGACAAATTTCATTGTTTGCGACTCTTCAGACACTTTTATCACAAGCAGCATCTCTGTCTCGTATTTGAGCCTCTAAG TATGAATTTACGAGAGGTgttaaaaaaatatggtaaagATGTTGGTCTTCATATTAAAGCCGTGAGGTCCTATAGTCAGCAGCTGTTCTTGGCATTAAAACTCCTTAAAAGATGCAATATCCTACATGCAGATATCAAGCCAGACAATATCCTG GTTAATGaatcaaaaactattttaaagctCTGCGATTTTGGGTCGGCTTCACATGTTGCGGATAATGACATAACACCTTATCTTGTCAGTAGATTTTATCGTGCTCCTGAAATCA TTATAGGGAAAAGCTATGACTATGGTATAGACATGTGGTCTGTGGGTTGTACCTTATATGAACTCTACACCGGAAAAATTTTGTTTCCTGGCAAAACCAATAACCATATGTTGAAGCTTGCCATGGATCTCAAAGGAAAGATGCCCAATAAG ATGATTCGGAAAGGTGTATTCAAAGACCAGCATTTTGATCAAAACCTCAACTTCATGTATATAGAAGTTGATAAAGTAACAGAGAGG gagaaGGTTACTGTCATGAGCACCATTAATCCAACCAAGGACCTGTTGGCTGACTTGATTGGGTGCCAGCGACTTCCTGAAGACCAACGTAAAAAAGTACACCAGCTAAAGGACTTGTTGGACCAGATCCTGATGTTGGACCCAGCTAAACGAATTAGCATCAATCAGGCCCTACAGCATGCCTTCATCCAGGAAAAAATTTAA
- the FAM217A gene encoding LOW QUALITY PROTEIN: protein FAM217A (The sequence of the model RefSeq protein was modified relative to this genomic sequence to represent the inferred CDS: inserted 1 base in 1 codon): MGILRKQRCKMGRRNGENNGTTPRASSISQENLCHWNLDSEIPAPENKNLPPGKDSATGGSINKNSKQGMFQLWSYPLNEGSTMENRDFRKSSVETGFNVTNNPIRLFTLNHALVTSASVEKQVGSYPGLQIPSVLCWPYADGDFLKDRNEPYINLCSTIENNSGETLPALNWNLKYGNSSVEENLTDESDLSENEKASDSLLSYFKKMDLNLKPETIVNVEESFTEEPSEVFPYPDFLPSPFNTLDLCKLALSKSENWKVTVEPPESSVERLITRLLEMERLQHMTIQKERPRLQTTFCTLAATERPSSSKAIPKVRQPKLSDPLSLQTTCVDKSREKRKSNSGSCKLEQNASKWNWSNAGKYKWNSRPTSLKSSSTTKQLVATCDDFRNLKSSILNPCQELATKPTPFQTTQSLVKMVSTRCLPPKSPIPVSSIPLSFPENXEEIKVPRTKKKLYQKNIALNRPFYIQKLNCLSPSFTAKDKCSPIDQK; encoded by the exons AACTTGTGTCACTGGAATTTGGATTCAGAAATACCTGctcctgaaaataaaaatctcccacCTGGAAAGGATAGTGCAACAGGTG GTTCAATTAACAAG AATAGTAAGCAAGGGATGTTTCAGTTATGGAGTTATCCTCTTAACGAAGGAAGTACCATGGAGAACAG GGATTTCAGAAAATCTTCCGTGGAAACTGGCTTTAATGTAACCAATAATCCCATAAGGCTCTTTACTCTGAACCACGCACTTGTAACAAGTGCTTCAGTTGAGAAGCAAGTTGGTTCTTACCCTGGACTGCAGATACCATCGGTTCTCTGCTGGCCCTATGCTGATGGAGACTTTTTGAAGGACAGAAATGAGCCTTATATTAATTTATGTtcaactatagaaaacaatagtGGTGAAACTTTACCTGCTTTAAATTGGAACTTGAAATATGGAAACAGCAGTGTGGAagaaaacttaacagatgaaAGTGAtttatcagaaaatgaaaaagcaagtgaTAGTTTGCTCAGCTACTTTAAAAAGATGGACCTGAACTTAAAGCCAGAAACAATAGTAAACGTTGAGGAATCTTTCACAGAGGAACCAAGTGAAGTATTTCCATATCCtgattttctcccttctcctttcaaTACCCTGGACTTGTGCAAATTAGCCCTTTCAAAATCTGAAAATTGGAAAGTGACAGTAGAACCTCCAGAAAGCTCTGTTGAACGTCTGATAACTCGTTTACTAGAAATGGAAAGATTGCAACACATGACTATCCAAAAAGAGAGGCCCAGACTACAAACTACCTTCTGTACTCTGGCAGCTACTGAACGACCCTCTTCCTCTAAAGCTATACCCAAAGTGAGACAGCCCAAACTTTCAGACCCTTTGAGTCTTCAGACGACGTGTGTAGATAAAAGtcgtgaaaaaagaaaaagcaattctgGATCTTGCAAGCTTGAACAAAATGCTTCAAAATGGAATTGGAGCAATGCTGgcaaatataaatggaattctaGACCAACATCTCTAAAAAGTTCATCCACCACCAAACAATTGGTTGCAACTTGTGATGACTTTAGGAATCTCAAAAGCTCCATTTTAAATCCATGCCAAGAACTCGCAACCAAGCCTACTCCTTTCCAAACAACTCAATCATTGGTTAAAATGGTCTCAACAAGATGTCTGCCACCGAAGTCTCCAATACCAGTCTCATCTATACCTCTGTCTTTTCCCGAAA CAGAAGAAATTAAGGTACCAAGGACCAAAAAGAAACTTTATCAAAAAAACATAGCACTGAACAGACCATTCTATATTCAGAAGCTAAACTGTTTATCACCTTCCTTTACAGCTAAGGATAAGTGTTCACCTATTGAccaaaaataa